In Trichlorobacter lovleyi, the DNA window CTTCATTCTTCAGTCCTTCAATCAGGGCAATGGCAATGGCCGGCTTGACCGGTGTGACCAGCCCCACCCAGTAGGAAGAGAGCTTTGGCGTCAACACCGGCACCGGAATGATCCAGAGCCGTTTGCCTTCCAGCACCGCAAACCGCTCCATCATCTCCTTGTAGGTCATGATCTCGGGACCGCCGATATCAAAGGTACCGCCGGCGGTTTTGGGTTCTTCCAGGCAACCGGCCAGATAGGCAATCACATCAGCCACGGCGATCGGCTGGTTGCGGGTGCTGACCCAGCGGGGGGTAATCATGACCGGCAGCCGTTTCACCAGGCTGTGCACCATCTCATAGGATGCGCCGCCATAGCCGATGATCACGGCAGCCCGCAGGAAGGTGGTGCTGAAACTGCCGCTTTGCAGGATGTGAGCCACCTCAAGACGACTGGCCAGGTGGTGGGAGAGGTTGTCGCCGGTCTCACCCAGCCCGCCCAGATAGATGACCCGTTTGACGCCGGCCAGATCTGCGCTGGCAACAAAGTTGCGGGCCGCCTGACGGTCCTGCTCCGCAAAATCGCCTCTGCCCTGTCCCATTGAATGCACCAGATAGTAGACCGTATCAATCCCGTTCAGGGCAACCGGCAGGCTGGCAGGCTCCAGCAGATCAGCCTGAACCTGCTCGACCTCGGCCGGCAGATCTGAAGGGCGGCGTACCATGCAACGCACCCGGTAACCCCGCTGCAGCAGCTCTTGCACCAGGCGCCTGCCGATAAAGCCGTTTGCGCCGGTGACCAGTATGGTGGTCTGTTCCTGTCTGATCATAGTAGCGCTATTCTGCCACAAATTCTGATGCTGGCAAGTGGACAGTTTGTGTGGCACACTGTTTGCCATGCCAGCCAAAACTCCGCTCCAGATCGCCTGTCAACAGGTACTGCAAGAGGATAGTTCGGTCTTCTCAATCCAGTGGACCGACCTGCCGTCTGAACTGGCTGGTGAGCTGACGCCGTCCTGTCTGCTTGAACGCTATCTGGACGCCATCAGACGGATGACCTGGGGGCTGATCCGGCCAAAGGTAACGGCTGTCGGGATCAGCTTCGGACTGTTTGGTCGGCTTTCCCTGCTCTGCTTTCTCAAGCCTGAGCCGGAAGGTGACTGGCTGGCCCTGCGGATCTGCGGTGGCCTGCTGGTGCAGCGGGATCAGTGTGAGCGGGGCGAACTGGCCTTTCGCTGTGAGCCGTTACCTGACGGTCCGGTCAGGGTGACCCTGCGGCTGTCGGATTACTGCCCGCTGCTGCTCGGTTCACAGCGCCCTTCTGTTGTCCGGCGCTGGCTGTACCGGCTGACCCAGGCGACCCTGCACCGCCTGGTAACGGTCCGTTTTCTGGCCCTGCTATACCGCGAACTGGGGGGCGGTCTCCGCCGGGTCGAGACGGTGCAGGTTCGGGTCAGGGAAGGACGAGTGACCTGACGGATTGCAGTGAAGACGGGGCTGTGCTACCATAAACCCCCGGTTTTTGCGCTACAAGGAGGCGTTGCCATGCTTTACAGACTGCTTAGCCTTTCCCTCCTGCTGATGTCATCTGCGTTGCCTGCAGCCGCTGCCGCTACGGGTAACAGCTGCCTTGTCTGTCATGAAAACCGGCAAAAAATGAAAGAGCTTGGTTTTCCCCACTTTGCCGTAACACAACAGGAAGTCCAGGCCCAAACCCGTATGCCGGCCGACTGTAATCAGTGCCATCTCGGCAACCCTGAAGCCGGCAGCAAGGAGGAGGCCCACAAAGGGCTGGCCCGCTTGCAGCTGGTCCGGAAAAAGGGGCTGACCGCCGATATCACCACGCCCCGTAAATTTCCATTGGAATATGGTGCCGACCAATCAAACCGGCTGCAGATTGTAACGGAACGTGATGGTAAAAAGGTCGGTGATGCCTCGGTGGCAGCCATTCAGTGGCATGACAAGACGGCCGATATGCTGACTCAGAATTTTGAAACCATGCGGAAGACCTGTGGCAGCTGCCATCCGGGAGAGTTTGAGGAG includes these proteins:
- a CDS encoding NAD(P)H-binding protein — encoded protein: MIRQEQTTILVTGANGFIGRRLVQELLQRGYRVRCMVRRPSDLPAEVEQVQADLLEPASLPVALNGIDTVYYLVHSMGQGRGDFAEQDRQAARNFVASADLAGVKRVIYLGGLGETGDNLSHHLASRLEVAHILQSGSFSTTFLRAAVIIGYGGASYEMVHSLVKRLPVMITPRWVSTRNQPIAVADVIAYLAGCLEEPKTAGGTFDIGGPEIMTYKEMMERFAVLEGKRLWIIPVPVLTPKLSSYWVGLVTPVKPAIAIALIEGLKNEVICRDTRIRELLPIRLTPYDDAIRTALAEQHAGGSL